A segment of the Odoribacter splanchnicus DSM 20712 genome:
ATCTCCCAGACTGATTCCGGTGACCGGTGTAGCCGGGGGATAACTTGCAATCATCTCTTGCAGGTCGGGAATACTTTGGGTCTGGAAACGCTGGAACTGTTCATCCGTTTTGGTTTGTACGTCCGCGATGGCTAGCAGGATATGATGACTCCTTTTTCCTGTCTCGGTCAGCTGGAAGATATAATCTTCTTTTTCCGGATCCAAAGGCAGATAAAATTCAGGAGTTCCCGATCGGTAATCGGCCACATATCCATCCGGGGTCAGGAGGTAAACGAAACGGGCTTCCTGGTCGGTGTCGAGTAGGAAATTCCCTTTTGTGTCTGTCTGGGTGAAATTTATTCCGTCGGTGATGACGACATGGGATAATCCTTTATTTCCTGCTTTTACCTGTCCACGGATAGGCATACAGAAAGCAGCATGACTGAGAATCAGAAATGCTGCCGATAAACAAATTGTCAGGTTCATGATTTATTCTTTGATTAAGATAGAATTGAAAACAGTTAATATTTCTTCAGGAGATTTGGCCTTTTTCAGGGCTTTTTCGAGCTCTCCGGTTTCTTCCTCATAGTAAGCGACAAAGGCTGCATCCAGGCATTTCGACAGTTCTGCCGTAGCTGTTTGTTCGTTGATTTCCTGCCGGCGGACTGCTTTTTTGAAATAACTGTCCAGCTTCATAACCGAGTTATAAATCGCGGGTTTATAGATTTCCATCGTGTTATCGGTGAATCCTACCGTTGCTGTATGCCGGCGGACATATACTTTCTGAGTAGCATACAGTTTGCGGGCAATCCGGTCCCCGAGGAAGTGCTGGGGATATTCTTTCAGGTCTGCATGATTCAGGTCGATCCCATAATTGGTGAATACAAATTGAGGAGTTTTCGCCGGTATAGGAGTACTGGCTGAAGCTGCAGTCGTTCCATGTGTCTTGTTATCGGCCAGAGCCATCCGTTGAGCTTTTACCGAAAACCCTAATGCGATAAGTGCTAAAAATAAAATTGTAATTTTCATATTCTTTTTTTATTCAATGTGATTTTCCTTATTTTTCAATGCAAAGTAAGAACAGAGAAATTACAGCCTGGTGAATAAATTATTTCGATTCGGTTAAATTTGGGGTACCGTAGGTTTGGATAAGAAAGTTAGTTACATGTTTGTTTTTTCCCTTCGGTTTCCTATTTTTGTTTCGGAAACATGGACTTTTTTTCCCGACATATTATTATTATATTTGTTCAGGTATTTTCAGTAATTCTATGACAGAGGAAGCGATGTTATTCCGGCGGGTGCAGGAGGGATGTTGGGAGGCTTTCGATGTGCTGTTTCATACTTATGCGGAACAGCTGTTTTTTTATGCGATGGGGTTTGTGAATAACCGGGAGGAAGCCAGGGATATTGTGCAGGGAACGTTTATTACTTTGTGGGAACAGCGGGGGAAGATTCAGTGTACGGGGGCTATTTATCCTTATTTGTTACGTTTGGTGAAAAATGCTTGTCTTAATTATCAGGTGCATGAGAAAGTGAAGGAACGTTATTTGTTGGAAAAACGAATGACGGAGGAGGAAGGGGAAGAAGTGCCGGCAGATGAGGAGGAGGAGTTTGAGGTGCAATATGCCCGTTTGCGGAAAGTGGTGGATGGTTTGCCGGAGAAATGCAGGGAAATTTTTATTTTGGGATGCGTAGATGGGTTGAGTTATAAAGAAGTGTCGGAGAAAATGGGAGTGTCGGTGAATACGGTGAAGACACAGATTAAGTTGGCGTACAGGAAGTTGAAATTAGAATTAGGAGGGCAAAATTTTGTGTGGGAGTGGACTGCTGGGGGAGTATTGTTTATATTGATGCAAAAATAATTTTCAAAAAAAGTATTTTTCTTTTCACCCTGATCGGCTATCTTCTTGTTTAGAAGATAGGAAAAGATAGTTAAAGCCTTTATAAAAAATGGACTTATGGTAGAACAAGAGGAAAAGAGATGGTTGCGTGCTTTGTTGGAGGGTGAGGTTGAGCCGGGAAGTGAGGAGTGGGAGCAAGTCTGTACGGATTCTGCTTTTACGCGGGTGAGGGAGAAGGTCGGTGCTGTTGCCAGACTGGATTTTACACAGCAGGAAGATGAGGTGGAGGGGATGTGGAGAGTGTTGGTGGACCGGAGGAAGAAGGGGTTGGAGCGGCGGGCCCGGGGGCGGAAACGTTTATTGCGGTGGATATCCGGGACGGCTGTGGTGGTGGCGTTGGGAATCGGAGGATGGTTATCGATCCGGGGAGTGGAAAGAGAACAGGTGGTTGTGGTAGGCGGAAGAACGGTAGAGGGTAGGACAGAGTTGGTGTTGCCGAATGGAGAGAGGCGGGTATTGGGGGACGGTAAGGTAAGGGTGGTGTCGGACAGTTGCGGAGAGATGCGGACGGAGAATAGAACGCTGATTGTAGAGTTGGGAGGGCAGGAGACGAAGAAAGCGGAGTATTATACGCTGAATGTTCCTTATGGGGAAAAATATAGTATTGTATTGCCGGACGGGACCAAGGTATTTTTGAATGCGGGGACGACGTTGAGGTATCCGGATCATTTTGAAGGAGGGAGCCGGGAAGTGTATTTGAATGGGGAAGCTTATCTGGAAGTGACAAAGGATGCGGAACATCCCTTTGTGGTGAAAACGGAGGAGGTGGAGGTGAAGGTATTGGGGACTGTATTCAATGTGAATGCTTACCCGGAAGGGGAGTGGGTCAGGACAACTTTGGTAGAGGGGAAGGTAGAAGCGGTTTGCGGAGGTCGGTTGTTTGTGATGGAACCGGGAATGCAGGTGGCTTATTCGAAGGGAACGGGTGAGACTGAGTATAAAAAGGTGGACACACATTTGTTTACCTCGTGGAAAGACGGGTATTATGAATTTGAGGAGATGGAGTTGGGGGAATTGATGCCGTTGCTGGGACGGTGGTATGCTGTAGGAGTGGATTTTGAAGAACCGGAATTGAAACGGTTAAAGTTCAGTGGGCGCTTGCAGCGCTATGAGACGGTGGCGGATTTGGTGAAAATGTTGGAATACACGGGGGATGTCGTGTTTGAGGTGAAAAATGACCGGATTTTGGTCCGGAAGAGATAAAAGAAAAAGCAGGCAGTGGATCTGATCAATCCTCTGCCTGCCGGAGTTCAAGATACCTCCGGAAATCCTTGCAAGAAACGGAGGTATTCAATTTTAATTTAAACACAGCAAATTTATGAAAAAAATGCAGGACACAGCATCGCCAGGGCATTTTGTGTGCAGGCGGATGTTAATCTTAAAAACTTTTCTGGTAATCCTGTTGTGGAGTACCTGTCTCGTTTCTGGTTACAGGGGACATGCTCAGGAGAGAACGACGGTTACGGTGAACATGACGGATGTCACGCTGAATGAGGTGATAACCGAGTTGAAAAAGCAAACGAAGTATGATTTTTTTTACAACAGCGAGCTGGTGAAATCGAAGGGTAGAGTGAGTGTGCGGGCACGTAATTTAGATCTGCGGGAGGTGTTGGAACAGGTATTGACGCCGGTAGGGCTGGAATATGCTATTCAGCAGGATTTGATTACGATTCGTGAGAGACGGGTACAGCAGGAGGTGGCGAAGATAGAGATGATTACGGTGAGTGGCAAGGTGACGGATAAGGATGGTAATCCAGTGGTTGGGGCTACAGTTGTGATTCATGGAACGACACAAGGTGTGGCGACGGATGTCGACGGTAAATATTCTTTGATGACTCGTCCGGACGATGTATTGACGATATCTTTTATCGGTTATAAAACAGAAGTGGTGCCGGTGAAGGAGAATAAACATTTGAACGTGATTTTGAGCCCGGCGTCGGAGGATTTGGAAGAGGTGACGGTGGTGGCTTTCGGACAACAGAAAAAAGAGAGTGTCGTGTCGGCAATTACGACAGTACGTCCGATGGACCTGAAGTCGTCAAACAGTGACTTGACAAGCAGCTTTGCCGGTAAGATCGCCGGTATGGTAGGCTGGCAGACAGGGGGATTGCCGGCGGCTTTAACGGAAGATGAAATGAATACGAAATTTTATATCCGTGGTATTACGTCGTTTCAGACAGGGGCGAATGTGGACCCCTTGATTTTGTTGGATGGCGTAGAATCGTCGAAGCTGGATTTGGCACGTATAGCTCCGGAAGATATCGAAACATTCAGTGTGATGAAGGATGCTTCGGCTACGGCGATGTACGGTGCACGTGGTGCGAACGGAGTGATTTTGGTGACGACGAAAAAAGGACAGGAGGGGAGTGTGTATGCGACAGCACGTTACGAGACGGTGTTTTCAATGCCGACAAAGCGTATCGATGTGGTGGATCCGGTGGATTATATGAAAATGTATAACCGGGCGCTTTTGACCCGGGATCCGTTGGCAACGCCGAAATATAGTGTGGAACGTATCAACCGGACCCGCTCGGGAAAGTATCCGTCTTGGGTTTATCCGGCGAATGACTGGTATAAGATTTTATTCAAAAACTATAATGTGAACCACCATGCAGGTTTGAATATCCGGGGAGGTTCGAAGGTAATTCAGTACTATGCTTCGGTGAATTACAACCGTGATCAGGGGATGTTGAAGACAGATAAGTTGAATGACTTCGATTGTAATATTACGAATAATCAAACGGCTTTTCGTGTGAATTTGACGATTGATTTGAAAGCCGGTATTAAATTATTGATTAATTCGTCGACAACTATAGATAAATACCATGGTCCTTTGACTAGTGTCAATCAGGCGTATGAGTTAGCGTTTAATGCTTCGCCGGTAGATTTTGCCCCTTTATATCCGGGAGATGAGAATTATGGGTGGCCGCATTTGCGTTTCGGTACGACAGAGGCCAATCAGGAGAATCCTTATATGATGATTCAGAAGGGATATCTGGAACGGACTCGCTATTCTACGACCAATCGGGCGGAGTATATCCATAACTTGTCGGGCCTGGTAAAGGGGTTGGAGTTGCGGGGGAGTGTGGCAGTGTCACAGGCCGGATATTATACAACTGGTTTTACAACCAATCCTTTCAAATATTCTTTGTTGAATTATGATTTTGAAACAGGCAAACACCGGTTGCAGGATTTGTCTCCTTTTGGTGCCAGTTATGCCTTGTCCATAGACCCCACAGCCAAGGCTTCGACGACAGAGACGCGTGTTACGTATGAGGCACGTGCTTTGCATACGGCAGCATGGAAAGAGCATCAGACCTCACTGACAGGAGTGTTCCAGGCACAAGATTATACGTTTACGCCGGTGTCTAATGTCTTGACAGGTATGCCGCAACGGAACATGATGTTTTCAATGCGTGGAACGTATGGGTTTAAAGACCGTTATTTTGTGGAAGCAAGTTTTGGTTATAACGCATCGGAACGTTTTGCAAAGAGTAACCGTTGGGGGTTATTCCCGGCAGGTGGTCTGGCATATGTGATATCGAGCGAACCCTTTATGAACGGGACAGCTCATTGGCTGAACTTTTTGAAGCTGCGGGTTTCGTATGGCAAGGTAGGCAACGACGGAGTGATTAAGGTTCCCCGCTTTTTGTTTTTGCAGACGATGGGTACACTGACGAATGTATTGAATCCGGAACCGGGAAGCGGATCGACAATTTACAGGATTGTACAGGGATATGCGAATCCGAATTTGAAGTGGGAAGTGGCGGAGCAGGTGAATTTCGGTTTGGAGACCAAGTTGTTCAAGGGGATTGTCGAGTTTAATCTGGATGCGTATCAGGAGATCCGTCACAATATCATTGGTTACCGAGCCTCTGTTCCGGCACATGCGGGTATTGCTCTTCCACAATTGGATAATATGGGTAAGGCCCGGTCGAGGGGGATCGACTTTTCGGGTAAAATCCAGCATGCTTTTAACAAAGATTTGTGGGTGATTCTGAACGGTACTTTGACTTATAATAAGGTAGTGTATAAAGAAATCGAGGAAGCGATGAATAAACCGGCATGGCAAAGTATGGTGGGGAAAGAGATTTCACAGAAAATCGGTTATATTTCGGACGGACTCTTCCAGGATCAGGCGGAAATCGAAAATGCTCCGGTACAGGCAGGATCGCCTCAGCCAGGAGATATCCGTTACCGGGATTTGAATAACGACGGAAAGATTGATGTGAATGATGTGACTTATATCGGTTTTCCGGAGACTCCGCGTGTGACCTATGGCTTTTCAGGTTTTGTCAATTACAGTAATTTTGAGTTCAGTTTTGCTTTTCAGGGGTCGGGGAAACGTTCTTTCTTTATGGACCCGAGCGAATTGTCTCCTTTTGTGGATGACCATGCGATGTTGACAGCTATTTATGAGGATCACTGGTCGGAAGATAATATGAGCCGGAAACCTTTCTGGCCTCGTTTATCGACCCAAAATTTGATTGAACATTCGCCGGAGGAGGATTGGTATAATAAAAATGCAACAGAGGTTCGCAAGAGTACTTATTTCATGCGGGAATGCCGTTTCCTGAGATGTACTTCGTTGGAGTTGGCGTACAATATGCCAAAGAAATTGATGGAACGTTGGGGACTGCAAAATATGAAGTTTTTTGTGCGGGCGAACAATCCTTTCCTGATTTCCAATTTCAAGCTTTGGGATGTCGAGTTGGGTGAGGATGCGTTTAACTATCCGATACAAAAGACTTATACCGTTGGGTTAAACTTTAGTTTCTAATATAAATATAAGGTGGTTATCTATGAAATATGTAAATATATTATTGATTGGTTTGGTCTTGTTATTTCCGGGGTGTACATTTTTGGATGTTGTACCGGAGGGAAATATTGAAAGTATCGAGAGTAACTTTGAGAAACGGGACCAAACGGAGAATTGGTTCAAGTATTGTCATTTCTGGGTCAGTCCGTTTACCACTTCCGTAATTTCGAATCCGGCTTATATGGGGACGGATGAAGTGGTTGCGGGAACTTATTTGCGGGAGAGCGGTTTTAACTGGAGTGGTTTGTATATTGCGGATGGTCTGCAGCGTACGTTCGATCCATACTGTAATATGTGGCGTCGGGATGCAGTGTATAACAGTATCCGTTATTGTAATACTTTTCTTGAAAAAGTGTGGGGAGTTTATAATATGACGGATGCTGAAAAGAAGTTGTGGGTAGCTGAAATCAAGGCTTTGAAAGCCTATTATTATTTTGAGCTTTTGCGTCATTACGGACCTTTTGTTGTGATGGACGAGAATATCGATCCGGGGGTTCCGGTCGTGGATATGAAAAAGGAAAGAAGCCCGGTGGATGTTTGTGTTGAAGAGATTGTAAGCCTTTTGGATGAGGCGATGAAAGATTTGCCTTTGATGAAAGACAAGGAGAGAAGCCGGTGGGCTTACCATAGTTTGGAGTCGGCTGCGGCATTGAAGGCGATGACCTTGTTTTATGCAGCTTCGCCTTTGTTTAACGGTAATCCGGCCTATAGCGGTTTTGTGAATAGTAAGGGTGAAAAGTTGTTCAGTCAGCAGAGAGATCCTGAAAAGTGGAGATATGCAGCGGAGGCTGTCGATTCGGCTTTGCTTATTTGCAACCGGGGAGGGAAATATCTGATCTCGAGTGAGAGCGACAAGATTCAGGATCGGATGAAAGATATTGAAGCATCGGCTATAGCCTTGAATTTTGAGAACGCTGAGGCGATTTATATGTTCCGTTATGAGTCTTTTGCAAATGGAGGATGGCCGAAATGGACCCGCCCTTATTTTAACAGTACGGATGAGGATTATAATATGGAAATGAAAGGATGTGTGTCTCCGAGTTTGAAAATGGTGGAAATGTATTATACGGAACATGGTTTACCGATAGAAGAGGATAAGGAGTGGTGGAAGTATGAAGAACGTTATACGATGGGTATGGAAGACGATGAGAGATATAAGAATGTGGTGGCTATGGACGAGAAAGTATTGAAATTGCATTTGAAAAGAGAACCGCGGTTCTATGCACATATTGCAGCAGACCGTTGTTATTATCAGCTCGGTAAAAAAAATGTATTGGTAGAGGCTTATCGGGGAGAGCGTTTTGGTACGCGGGAGACTTCCATTACCAACTCTGTTCCGCAGAATTTGACCGGTTATTGGCTGAAGAAAGGTTCGGATTCCGAAGTTTCTAATGTGGGTTACAATAATGCTTTTATGACTGATTATCCTTGCGTGTTGATTCGTTTGGCGGATCTTTATTTGATGAAAGCGGAGGCATGGAATGAATATCTGGCGGTTCCGGATGAAGAGCATGTATATGCGCCATTGAACGAAGTACGTCGGCGTGCCGGTATTCCGGATGTGAAAGAAGCTTGGAAAACGTACGCCAAGAATCCGGGAAAAGTGGCGACAAAAGAAGGTATGCGCGAGATTATCCATCGTGAGTGGGATATTGAGTTTGCTTTTGAAGGAAGACGTTTTTGGAATCTGCGCCGTTGGTTGACCGCAGTGGATGAATTGAATGAGGAACAATACGGATGGAATATTGTCGGTCGGAATGCCAGGGAGTTTTATAATAACTTCAAGGAACCTGTCATGGTTTGGGCAAAACGAAAATTTATTTCACCGCGCGATTATCTCTTTCCGCTCCAGAGCGAAGAGGTGATGATATCCGGTTGCGTACAGAATCCGGGTTGGTAATAGTAATGATTTAAAAAGGAATAGTTATGAAAAAATTGGTTTATATATGGCTTGCTGTCTGGAGCTTGTGGAGCTGTCAGAAGGATGAAGCATATTTCGATGTTTTGGTACCGGCGGATGGCTTGACGTTTTCTCCGGTGGAAGGCGGTGCAGTGATGCACTATCGTTTGCCGGCGGATGAGGAGGTATACGGCATCCGGGTTCGCTATAAAGACGCTTTTGGGAGAGACATGATCCGGACCGGTAGTTATGCCTGCGATTCATTGCTTATCACCGGTTTTAATGAGGCGCGGAAAGGAGTGAAGGCTTTTGTGACCTTGTGCAATAGGAATGATGTGGAGTCGGAGGCGTTAGAAGTCACCTTTGATACCCGGGATTCCGGACCGATCGCTTTTATCAACAACTTAGAGGTTGTTTCGGGTTGGGGGAATGGTTTTGTTTTGACTTATAATTTGAAAGAGGATTTAAAAGGTATGGTAAACCTGTTTTATGTGGGCGAGGATCCGAAAACAAAACAACCTGATACCCTTTTGTTTAAAAGTTTTGTGCCGAAAAAAGGCAATACGGTGATGCGGGATACTTTCAAACAGCAACGGGATAGTTATGATTTTGTGGTACGGGTAGAGGATTTTCGGGGGAATATGGTAAAAGAAAGGGTGTGGAAAAATATTGTACCTTTAATGGTAGAACAGTTGCCTGTCAGTCTGGAAAATTTTTCTGATCCGGAGGAGCTTTCCCAAGAGGATCCTGTTGTGAAGTTAGGCAAGCAGTATTTGTTTGACGGGGATAAGAAAGGAGAGCAAAGCTTTGGTATTGATTCGTGGACGAGTTTTTATACCTACTTGGCCGGTCCGATGGCGGTATCTACACCGGAAAAACCCGGGAAAGCCCTGTTTGTTATTGATATGATGGAAGAAAAGTTACCGGCAGAGGTCCGTTTGTACGGTATGTTGGCTGTTCGAACCAGTTGGCCTTACGGCCCCGGACCGTATGATCCTTTCCCGAAATGGGGGGATGTTTGGACGATGTGTTATGCGAGCAAGTTGCCGAGCAGTGTGACTCTTTACGGCTCCCAAACGAAAGATGATGATGCCTCGTGGGTAGAGATTTCACATTTCGAACAAGACCGGAGAATTGATAATAAAGAACGTTGGTGTGAACGTTGTAATGAAAATGGGGATTATCTCATTGTTTCGCGGGATGCCTTGGATTTGGCTTCACCTTGTTTTATAACTTTGACTTGTCCGGCAGAAGGAGAGAAATACCGCTATCTGAAAGTGGTGGTGAACGAAGTCTTTTTTGCACCTATAGGTTTTGAGAATGCTTTTATGGGGGGAAATGATCAGAAATATGTGACGGTGCATGAATTGGAAGTTTTTACTGCAAAAGATTGATATTATGAAGAAAATATATTTATGGCTTCTGCTCCCTTTGTTGATTTTAGGGGGCTGTGAAAGTCTGGAAGATACGTATAAAGATTATGCCGGTGATGGCCCTATTCGCTATTTGGTGAAATGTGACGACCTGGATGTCAAAGCCGGTTGGAATCGTTTGGTAGTT
Coding sequences within it:
- a CDS encoding RNA polymerase sigma-70 factor, whose amino-acid sequence is MTEEAMLFRRVQEGCWEAFDVLFHTYAEQLFFYAMGFVNNREEARDIVQGTFITLWEQRGKIQCTGAIYPYLLRLVKNACLNYQVHEKVKERYLLEKRMTEEEGEEVPADEEEEFEVQYARLRKVVDGLPEKCREIFILGCVDGLSYKEVSEKMGVSVNTVKTQIKLAYRKLKLELGGQNFVWEWTAGGVLFILMQK
- a CDS encoding RagB/SusD family nutrient uptake outer membrane protein, with protein sequence MKYVNILLIGLVLLFPGCTFLDVVPEGNIESIESNFEKRDQTENWFKYCHFWVSPFTTSVISNPAYMGTDEVVAGTYLRESGFNWSGLYIADGLQRTFDPYCNMWRRDAVYNSIRYCNTFLEKVWGVYNMTDAEKKLWVAEIKALKAYYYFELLRHYGPFVVMDENIDPGVPVVDMKKERSPVDVCVEEIVSLLDEAMKDLPLMKDKERSRWAYHSLESAAALKAMTLFYAASPLFNGNPAYSGFVNSKGEKLFSQQRDPEKWRYAAEAVDSALLICNRGGKYLISSESDKIQDRMKDIEASAIALNFENAEAIYMFRYESFANGGWPKWTRPYFNSTDEDYNMEMKGCVSPSLKMVEMYYTEHGLPIEEDKEWWKYEERYTMGMEDDERYKNVVAMDEKVLKLHLKREPRFYAHIAADRCYYQLGKKNVLVEAYRGERFGTRETSITNSVPQNLTGYWLKKGSDSEVSNVGYNNAFMTDYPCVLIRLADLYLMKAEAWNEYLAVPDEEHVYAPLNEVRRRAGIPDVKEAWKTYAKNPGKVATKEGMREIIHREWDIEFAFEGRRFWNLRRWLTAVDELNEEQYGWNIVGRNAREFYNNFKEPVMVWAKRKFISPRDYLFPLQSEEVMISGCVQNPGW
- a CDS encoding FecR family protein yields the protein MVEQEEKRWLRALLEGEVEPGSEEWEQVCTDSAFTRVREKVGAVARLDFTQQEDEVEGMWRVLVDRRKKGLERRARGRKRLLRWISGTAVVVALGIGGWLSIRGVEREQVVVVGGRTVEGRTELVLPNGERRVLGDGKVRVVSDSCGEMRTENRTLIVELGGQETKKAEYYTLNVPYGEKYSIVLPDGTKVFLNAGTTLRYPDHFEGGSREVYLNGEAYLEVTKDAEHPFVVKTEEVEVKVLGTVFNVNAYPEGEWVRTTLVEGKVEAVCGGRLFVMEPGMQVAYSKGTGETEYKKVDTHLFTSWKDGYYEFEEMELGELMPLLGRWYAVGVDFEEPELKRLKFSGRLQRYETVADLVKMLEYTGDVVFEVKNDRILVRKR
- a CDS encoding DUF4959 domain-containing protein, coding for MKKLVYIWLAVWSLWSCQKDEAYFDVLVPADGLTFSPVEGGAVMHYRLPADEEVYGIRVRYKDAFGRDMIRTGSYACDSLLITGFNEARKGVKAFVTLCNRNDVESEALEVTFDTRDSGPIAFINNLEVVSGWGNGFVLTYNLKEDLKGMVNLFYVGEDPKTKQPDTLLFKSFVPKKGNTVMRDTFKQQRDSYDFVVRVEDFRGNMVKERVWKNIVPLMVEQLPVSLENFSDPEELSQEDPVVKLGKQYLFDGDKKGEQSFGIDSWTSFYTYLAGPMAVSTPEKPGKALFVIDMMEEKLPAEVRLYGMLAVRTSWPYGPGPYDPFPKWGDVWTMCYASKLPSSVTLYGSQTKDDDASWVEISHFEQDRRIDNKERWCERCNENGDYLIVSRDALDLASPCFITLTCPAEGEKYRYLKVVVNEVFFAPIGFENAFMGGNDQKYVTVHELEVFTAKD
- a CDS encoding TonB-dependent receptor, coding for MKKMQDTASPGHFVCRRMLILKTFLVILLWSTCLVSGYRGHAQERTTVTVNMTDVTLNEVITELKKQTKYDFFYNSELVKSKGRVSVRARNLDLREVLEQVLTPVGLEYAIQQDLITIRERRVQQEVAKIEMITVSGKVTDKDGNPVVGATVVIHGTTQGVATDVDGKYSLMTRPDDVLTISFIGYKTEVVPVKENKHLNVILSPASEDLEEVTVVAFGQQKKESVVSAITTVRPMDLKSSNSDLTSSFAGKIAGMVGWQTGGLPAALTEDEMNTKFYIRGITSFQTGANVDPLILLDGVESSKLDLARIAPEDIETFSVMKDASATAMYGARGANGVILVTTKKGQEGSVYATARYETVFSMPTKRIDVVDPVDYMKMYNRALLTRDPLATPKYSVERINRTRSGKYPSWVYPANDWYKILFKNYNVNHHAGLNIRGGSKVIQYYASVNYNRDQGMLKTDKLNDFDCNITNNQTAFRVNLTIDLKAGIKLLINSSTTIDKYHGPLTSVNQAYELAFNASPVDFAPLYPGDENYGWPHLRFGTTEANQENPYMMIQKGYLERTRYSTTNRAEYIHNLSGLVKGLELRGSVAVSQAGYYTTGFTTNPFKYSLLNYDFETGKHRLQDLSPFGASYALSIDPTAKASTTETRVTYEARALHTAAWKEHQTSLTGVFQAQDYTFTPVSNVLTGMPQRNMMFSMRGTYGFKDRYFVEASFGYNASERFAKSNRWGLFPAGGLAYVISSEPFMNGTAHWLNFLKLRVSYGKVGNDGVIKVPRFLFLQTMGTLTNVLNPEPGSGSTIYRIVQGYANPNLKWEVAEQVNFGLETKLFKGIVEFNLDAYQEIRHNIIGYRASVPAHAGIALPQLDNMGKARSRGIDFSGKIQHAFNKDLWVILNGTLTYNKVVYKEIEEAMNKPAWQSMVGKEISQKIGYISDGLFQDQAEIENAPVQAGSPQPGDIRYRDLNNDGKIDVNDVTYIGFPETPRVTYGFSGFVNYSNFEFSFAFQGSGKRSFFMDPSELSPFVDDHAMLTAIYEDHWSEDNMSRKPFWPRLSTQNLIEHSPEEDWYNKNATEVRKSTYFMRECRFLRCTSLELAYNMPKKLMERWGLQNMKFFVRANNPFLISNFKLWDVELGEDAFNYPIQKTYTVGLNFSF